The DNA sequence TCCGGTCACACTGGCGCCCCTTTCAGGATTCCCTTGACGATGTAGCGCCCCAGCAGCAGGAACAACGCGATGACGGGCACCACGCCGACGGTCGCGCCGGTGAGCATCAGCGCGTAGTCGGTGTAGTAACCGCTCGCCAGCCGCGACAGGGCCACTTGCACGGTCGGCGTTTCGTTGGGGTCGAGTACCACGAGCGGCCAGAAGTAGTCGTTCCACGTGGCCATGAAGGTGAGCATCGCGAGCACCGCGGCCGGCGTGCGCAACGCGGGCACGGCGACGTGCCAGTAGGTGCGCAGGATCGAGCAGCCGTCGACGGTGGCGGCGTCGACGAGGTCGGCGCTGATGGCGTTCTCGCAGGCCTGGCGCATCCAGAACACGCTGAAGGCGCTGACCAGCGCGGGCACGATCACCGCTTCCAGGCGCCCGTACCAGCCGAGGTCGCCGACGACGAGGTACAGCGGGATGACGCCGAGCTGCGCCGGCACCATCGCCGAGCCGACGACCAGCAGGAACAGCGTGTTGCGGCCGCGGAAACGCAGGCGCGCGAAGGCGAACCCGGCGAGGCTCGCCAGCACGACGTTGGCCGCCATGACGGTGCCCGCGACGATCAGCGAGTTCCCGATGGCGAGCCAGAAGTCGACGGTGTCGAAGACGCGGCGCACGTTCTCGACGAGGTGCCCGCCCGGCACCAGCACCGGCGCCGCTTCCCCGATCGCCGAGTTGTCGCGCGTGGCCACGACGAACGACCAGTACAGCGGGAAGACGGACGCGCCGAGCACGCCGGTCAGCACCGCGTACACCCAGCCGCCCGGGCGGCGCCGCGCGGTCACGCCGCCCTCACGAACCGGCGCACCAGCCGGTAGTTGACCAGCGCGAACAGCGCGCAGACCACGAACATCACCCACGTCAGCGCCGCCGCGTAGCCCGCGTTGAACTGCGTGAAGCCCTTCTCGTACAAGTACATGACGAGCGTCTGGAACTGGCGGTCGTTGCCACCGGTGGCACCGGACCCGCCGGCGTCGAACAGCTGCGGCTCGGCGAAGAGCTGGAGGCCGTTGACCGTGCCGGCGACGGCGGTGAACGCGATCGCGGGCCGGATGCCGGGCACGGTGATCGACCAGAACGTCCGCCACCGCGAAGCGCCGTCGAGCTCCGCGGCTTCGTAGAGGTCGTTCGGGACGGCCTGCATCGCGGCCAGGTAGATCAGCGCGTTGTAACCGGTCCAGCGCCAGAGCACCATGCTCGCGACGGCGAGGTGCGACGTCCAGGTCGTCGCCTGCCAGTTGACCGGCGCGATGCCGACCCAGCCGAGCACTTCGTTGACGACGCCGTAGTCGCGGCTGAACAGCTGCCCGAACACCAGGCCGATCGCGACCACGGAGACGACGTTCGGCAGCAGGATCCCGGTGCGCCACCAGGTAGCGGCGCGCAGCGGCCGGTCGAGCAGCGCCGCGATGCCCAGTGCCAGCAGGAATTCCGGGACCGCGGCCAGCAGGAAGATGCTCACGGTGTTGGCGAGCGCGTTGTAGAAGTGCGGGTCGGCCAGCAGCTCGCCGTAGTTGGCGAGGCCGAGCCGGCCCTGGCCGCCTTCGAGGAGGTTCCAGTCGTGCAGCGAAACCCACGCCGTGTAGAGCAGCGGGTACGCGCCGAAAACCGCGAACAGCCCGAAGAACGGCGCGACGAGCAGCAGCGGCGTGACCTTGCGGTCGAAGCGGGCGAGCCGGTGACGCACTACTTCAGCAGGGCTCGGGCTTGCTGGACGGCTTGCGCCCAGGCCTGGTCGACGGTCTGGGTCCCGTCCTCGATCCGCCCGAGCGCGCGGCCGAACTCCGGCCGCACGTCGGCGTCGTGCAGCCCCCGGTAGTTCGGCCGCAGCTGGTCGGCCGAAGCCGCGAAGATGCGCCCGATCGGCGCGTCCCCGAAGTACGGATCGGTGTGCGCGATGACCTGCGGGTCCTCGTAGACGGCCGGTTCGCTGGGCAGGATGCCGTCGGAGAGGAAGAGCTTCTTCTGCTGCTCCGGCGCGGTCAGCCAGCGGGCGAGCTCGTAGGCCTCCTTCTGGTGCGCGCCCTGCTTGGGCACGGTCAGGAACGAGCCGCCCTGGTTGCCGCTCTTGCCGGGCACGGTCGTGACGTCCCACTTGCCCTTGTTGGTGTCCCCGCCGGCTTCCTTGATCTGGCTGAGCATCCACGCCGGGCACGCGACAGTGGCGAACGAACCCTGCTTGATCGCGACGTTCCACGCCTGCGTGAACGTGGTCGCCGCCGCCGTCTGCCCCTTCGCGGCGATCCCGCCGGACAGGTCGAACGCGGTGCGGACGCTGGGATTGGTATCGGCGATGAAGGAGTCGTCCCGTTGGGAGAAGTAGTTCTCCGGCGACTGGTTGAGCATCGCCGTGTAGACGGTGCCCGCGGAGTCCGCGAACTTCACGCCGGGCGTCTTCTGCGTGAAGCGGTCGGCCGCGGCGGCGTAGGCGGGCCAGTCGGGGATCAGCTTCGCGACCTCTTCGCGGTCGGTCGGCAGGCCCGCGGCCTGGAAGAGGTCGCGCCGGTAGCAGAGGGCGAGGCTGCCCATGTCGGTGCCGAGCCCGAGCACGAAGTCCCCGTCGGTGCCCTGCGCCCACTTCCACGGCGCCCACTGGTGTTCGAGGTCGCGGGCCCCGAAGGACGCGAGGTCGGCGAACTTGTCCTTCGCCTTCCGGTACTGCGGGATGTACTGCTCCTCGATCGCGACGACGTCGGCGGCACCGCGGCCGGTGGCGAGCTGCGTCGCCAGGCCCTTGTGGTGGGTGTCGAAGTCGGTGACGCGGTTCTGCACCGTGATGTCCGGGTGCAGCTTCTGGTACTCCGCGATCAGCGGCGCGTAGCCGAACTCGCCGAAGGTGGCGATCGTGAGCTTCGTCGGGCCACCGGAGTCGGCGGGACTGCAGGCGGCGAGCAGGGTGAGCGCGGCGACCGCGGCGGCGGTCCGGCGGACGGTCGTGGGCACGGGCTCCCTCAGATCACCCCGGCCCGTACGGCGTACGCGACCGCGTGCGGCCGATTGCGCAGGTTGAGCCGGTTGGTCATGGCGTAGATGACGTTCTTCACGGTCCGCTCCGAGTAGCAGAGCTTGCCCGCGATCTCGGCAGTGTCCCAGCCTTCGGCCATCAAGCGAAGCACATCCACCTCGCGCGGCGTCAGCGCCGCGCCGCTGCCCTCGTGCGCCAGCGCCTCGACCTGGTCGCGCAGCGGCGTCGTGCGCCCCCGCGCGGCGGCGAGCACGCTTTCGGTGAGCCGGTCGAGCGCGGTCCGCGGCAGCACGGCGGAGACGTGGCAGTCGGCCAGCACGCTCAGGTGCGCCGGGTCGACGTGCCCGGCGACCAGCACGATGGCGGCCGGCGACTCGGCGGCCGCGGCCCGCAGCGCGGCGACGACCTCGCGGTCGACCTGGCCGACGGCGAACACCAGGACCGACGCCTCGCCCCGGCGGGCCCGTGGCACGACCAAGAGCTCCGGGCGGGACTTCAGGTGGTTGATCAGCCCGGTCAGGGCGATCGGGTCCGACGCCCACGCCGCCACTCGCACCTGGTCCATCCAGCCCTCCTCAGCCATTTTCCGACAGGCTCACTCTGCTGGGGGCGCCTTCACGAATTCTCTAACGGCGGTGGAGCCGTTCTTCACGCGGTGAAGTCAGGCCGTCGACTACCGTCGGGGCACACGCCGACGAGTGAAGGGACCGATGAACCGCCGACGTCTTGCCGCCCTCGGGGTGGCGTTCTCCATCGTGGCCGCGTGTCTGCTGGTCGTGGGCCTGCAGCCGCGGACCGTGTCCGGTTTGGCAGTGCCCCTGCCTTCTTCCCCGCCGCCTTCTTCGTTCAGCGCGGCTGTCCCGCCCGCGGCGCCCGCCCCGACGTCGAAGCTGGCCCGCCCGGGCGACTGCGCTTCACTGGCCGGCGGCCTCGACGTCCGCGCCCAGGTCGCGCAGCTGGTCGTCGTCGGGGTCACCGGCGACAACCCCGCCTCCACGGTCTCCCTGGTGCGCGACCACCAGGTCGGCGGGATCTTCATCGGCGGTAACGCAACAGCGTTGTTGAAAGATCGCGCCCTGGCCGCGGTCCAGGCGGCGGCCAAGGTGCCGGTCGCGGTGTCGGTCGACGAGGAGGGCGGCCGCGTCCAGCGCATCGACGACCTCGACGGCGACCTCCCGTCGGCCCGGACGATGGCCGCGACGAAGTCCCCGGACCAGGTCCGCGCCCTCGCCGCCGACCGCGGCCGCCAGCTGCGCGCCCGCGGCGTGACGGTCGACTTCGCCCCGGACACCGACGTCACGGACGCCCCGGACGACGACGTGATCGGCGACCGGTCCTTCAGCCCGGACCCAGCGAAGGTGAAGACGTACGCGAAGGCGTTCGCGGAGGGCCTGCGCGACGCGGGCATCCAGCCGGTGCTGAAGCACTTCCCCGGCCACGGCCACGGCTCGGGCGACTCCCACAAGGGCACGGTGGTGACGCCGCCGCTCGCGCAGCTGCGTTCGGTCGACCTGGTCCCCTACCGCGACCTCGCCGACTACGGCCCCGTCGCGGTGATGGTCGGCCACCTCGACGTCCCCGACCTGACCGCCGGGGTCCCCGCGTCGCTTTCGCCCTCGGCGTACCGGCTGCTGCGCGGCGAGTTCGGGTTCACCGGCCCGGTCCTCACCGACGACCTCGGGGCGATGAAGGCGATCACGGCGCAGTACTCACTGCCGGACGCGGTGCTCAAGGCGCTGGAGGCGGGCGCGGATCAGGCGTTGTGGTCCTCCGGGGGCCGGGTGGACGAGGTGCTGGACCGGCTGGTGAAGGCCGTGCAGACCGGCGAACTGCCGCCGGCGCGGGTGCAGGAGTCGGTGACGCGGGTGCTGCGCGGCAAGGGTCTCTGCGCCTGATCCCGCCAGGGTCGCCCGATGGGGGTTCGGACAGCGGGCGCGCCGGGTGCGTGACGGCCGCTTGGCGCACGGCAGGCGGGTCACGGCCTTGGGTTCGTGCGTGCGGCTCTACCACCCGGTCGGCCACCGGGCGACGCTGAGCTTCCTGGCCGAACTGGCCGGGCCGTACCAGCGGCACGAACAGGCGCTGCTGCGCGCGCTGGCGGCGCTGGAAGCCAGCCGCGCGGTGTGGCGCGCGGAGGCCGCGGCGTACGTGGACTCGCGCGTGAAGGAGAAACGGCTCGGCCGGCGGCGGCCGCCACCCGGCGATCCGCCGCGAAGCCGGATGAGCGGGCACTGGTACGCATCGACGCCCGAGCTGTCCCGGCGGGCGGCCGTCCACGCGCTGAAGCTGTGGGAGCTCGAGCCGGGCACCGCGGACGAGGCGGTCCGCGCCCTCGTCCGCGACTGCACCGCCACCGGCGGCCGGCTCACCGCCGGTCGGCTGGACATCGGTGCGACCGGCTGGCCGATGCCGCTCGTGGCGTCCGCGGCCGGCTCTTCGAAATAATTCCGGAGACGTTGTCGGATCGGCGCGGTCGCGTTCGTAGCAGGGGTGAGGCCGCCCGCGAGGGGCGGCGCCGAGGCGGAGGAGCCCCGATCATGAAGCTGACGACCGTGACCCAGCTGACCATCGACGGAGTCGTGCAGGGCAACGGCGGCGCGTCCGACGAGGACCGCCGGAACGGGTTCGAGCGCGGTGGCTGGGCCCCGGGGAAGGGCGACGACGAGACCCGGGCGTTCATCGCGCGGACCTACCAGCGCGCGGACGCGTTCCTGTTCGGCCGGCGCACCTACGACCTGTTCGCCCGCTCCTGGGGATCGGTCGAGCAGCTGCGCGCGCACCCCATCGGCGTGGCACTGGAGAACGCTCCCAAGTACGTCGCTTCGACCACGCTCACCGATCCGGCGTGGTCGGGCACCACCGTCCTGCCCGGCGACCTCGCGGCGGCCGTCGCGGAGCTGAAGGCCAAGCCGGGCGGTGAGCTGCAGGTGCACGGCAGTGGCACCCTGGTCCGGTGGCTGCTGGCGCACGACCTGGTCGACGAGCTGGTCCTGACCGTGATCCCGGTGGTCCTCGGCCAGGGCACGCGGTTGTTCCCGGCCGACGGCCCCGATCTCGCGCTCGACCTGGTCGAGTCGCGAGTCGACTCGAAGGGCGTGACGACCCAGGTCTTCCGGCCGGCCGGGCGCCCGCAGTACGCGCCGACGGCGTGAAGTCCCGACCACCACACCACAGGAGGTGATCTCCGGATGCGTTATCTGGTTTCCGTGATCGACGACAAGGACAACCCGGGCAGCACGGACCGGCAGCCCGCCATCAGCGAGTTCAACGAACGGCTGATCGCCGAGGGCTACTGGGTTTTCGCGGGCGGGCTCGCGAACACCGGCGCGGCCACGGTGGTCGACAACCGCGGCGAGCGGGCGGTGGTCACCGACGGGCCCTTTCTGGAGTCCAAGGAGTACCTCGCCGGCGTCTGGGTGTGGGAGGCGCCCGATCTGGACGTGGCGCTCAAGCTCGCCACCGAGGCGTCGAAGGTCTGCGATCGGAAGATCGAGGTGCGGCCGTTCCAGTGAACGACGTCGAGCAGGCGGTCACCCGGGCCCACCGCGAGGAGTGGGCCCGGGTGGTGGCCACCCTGACCAGGCGCTTCGGTGACATCGACATCGCCGAGGAAGCGGCCGCCGAGGCGTTCGCGACCGCCGTCGAGCGCTGGCCGGCCGACGGCGTGCCGCCCGTCCCCGGCGCCTGGCTGACCACCACCGCCACCCGCAAGGCCATCGACCGGATCCGGCGCGAGAGCAAACGCGACGACAAGCAGAAGGAGGCGCTGACGGTGTACGACGACGACCCGCCCGAACCCCTCGGCGCCATCGACGACGACCGGCTCCGGCTGATCTTCACCTGCTGCCACCCGGCACTGGCGGCGGAAGCCCGCCTGGCCCTGACGCTGCGCATGGTCGGCGGCCTGACAGTGCCCGAGATCGCCCGCGCCTTCCTGGTGGCCGAGACCACCATGGGCCAGCGGATCACCCGCGCGAAGGCCAAGATCAAGGCTGCTCGCATCCCGTACCGGGTGCCGTCCGCCGAAGACCTCCCCGCCCGCGTCTCCGGCGTGCTCGCCGTCCTGTTCCTCGTCTTCAACGAGGGCTACCTGGCGACCGGCCCGGACACCGATCCGGTGCGCCACGACCTGACCGCCGAGGCGATCCGCCTCACCCGCCTGATCCGCACCCTCCTGCCGGACGACGGCGAAGTGGCCGGCCTGCTGGCCCTGATGCTCCTCACCGAGGCCCGCCGCCCCGCCCGCGTCTCGGCCGGCGGCGAACTGGTCGCCCTCGACGAACAGGACCGCGGCGCCTGGGACGCGGAGCTGATCGCCGAGGGCCACCGCTTGGTGCGCGAACGCCTCGCCACCGGCGTCGCCCCGGGCCGGTACCAGGTCCTCGCCGCGATCAACGCCGTGCACACGTCCGCCCGCGACATGCGCGACACCGACTGGTCCCAGGTTCTCGCGCTCTACAACCAGCTCGTCCGCCTCGACCCGTCCCCGGTCGTCGCCCTAAACCGCGCGATCGCACTCGCCGAACTCGACGGCCCCGACGTCGCCCTGGCGGAGGTCGGCCGGCTCGAACCCGAACTGGCGGGCTACCACCCGTTCCACGCCACCCGAGCCGACCTCCTGCGCCGCCTCGGCCGAAGCCAGGAGTCACGGGCGGCGTACGAGAAGGCCATCGAACTGGCGGACAACACCGCCGAGACCGCGGCGCTGACCCGTCGTCGGGACCAGCTGGGGTAACGGCCGCCGGCCGGCCGTGGCGCGGTCAGCGGCTCGGGAGGGTGCTGGGGACCAGCACCTTCACCAGCCAGTGCGTTGCCGCCGCGATGCCCTCTTTGTTGTTCGCCTCCGTGTGGACGGCCAGGGCCGCGCGGAACGCGGCAATCGCTTCCGCGCGGGTGTGGTCGTGCAGGCAGATGCCGAGGTGAAGCCACGCGTCGGCTTCGCGCTTGGCGTCGCCGATGCGGTGGAACAGGCCGGTCGCTTCGCGGAAGGCCGCACCAGCGGCGGCTGGTTCCCCGGTCCGGTGGTGCAGGACGCCGATGTTCGCCAGCGTCATGGCCTGCCCGAAAAGGTCGTCGTGGGCCCGGGTGAGGCTCAGCGCGGCCTGGTGCGCGACCGCCGCACCCCCGGGGTCGCCCGACTCCGTCAGCACGTGCCCGAGGTTGTTCGACGTCATCGCCTCGCCGTGCCAGTCGCCGATGCGGTGGTAAGCGCGGACGGCTTCGCGGTGCGCCGCCGCGGCTCCGGCGTAGTCGCCCTCCTGGGATCTCGCGTGCCCCAGGTGGGTCCACCGCAAGGCGACCGTTCCCGTCGGCTCTTCCCCGCCCTCCAGGGCGATGCTCCGCCGGTAAGCGTCATCGGCTTCAGGGGCGCGTCCGAGGCGGCGGAAGAGGAACCCGAGACTCGACCACGCCGCGGCCTCGGCCGCGACGTTCCGCTTCGCCCGGCCGACCGCGATGGCGGCGCGGTTCACCCGGACGGCATCCGCGGACCGGCCCGCGTCCAGCAGCGCATCGGCCATTCTGGACCGCGCCGTCACCTCGTTCTCGACGTCGCCGATGTCCCGGCAGATCCCGGCGGCCTCCTCGTAGGCGAGGACGGCGTTCTCCGTTTGCTCATCGGCCGCCAGCGCGCTCCCCAGGTTGATCCACGCACCCGCCTCTTTCCGGGAGTCGCCGGCTCTGCGGTAGGCGTCGACGGCGGTGCGGCAGGCGTGCACCGCCTCTTCGCGCCGCCCCGCCACCTTGAGCGTGTTTCCGAGGTTGTTCCACGCTTTGGCGGCCGCATGGGTGTTGTCGTTCCGGGTGTGCAGGTCGATGGCGACCCGGTAGAGCTCGATCGCCTCGGCGGCCAGCCCGACTTTGCCCAGCGCGATCCCGAGGTTGCTCGCCATGTCCGCACGTGCCGCCGGGACGCCGGAAAGACACGCGCTGGCATACCCGAGGCGCGAGATCATGAGCAGATCGGTCAGGTGGTCGTGCCGGTTCTGGTACGTGGTCAGGTGGCTGCACAGCACCATGGTGTAGCGGTGGTTCCCCGATTCAGCGGTCTTGTGCGCGACCGCGAGCAGCGTCGGGTACTCGGTGGCCAGCCAGCGCACGGCGTCTTCGGTGCGGGTGAAGCGGTTGTGGACCGGCCGTTCCGCAAGGGCGGACAGGTGGTGCACGGCGTCCTGTGCGGTGAACACGTAGTGGTCGACCAACCGGGTGTCCGCCGCGTGGATCTCGGCCGCGCTCAGCCCGGCATCGCAGGTTTCCGCGTGGGCGCGAACGAGGTCGTGCATCCGCCAGCGCTGGTCGGCGTGGGCGAGCAGATGGGCCTGACGCAGCGTGCGCAGCAGCGGCACAGTGCGGGCACCGGACGAGCCGTTGAGGACGGCGGCGACTTCCGTGGGGCAATCCGGACCCACGGTCAGGCAGAGCAGCCGCAACAGCCGGGCCGCGGCCCGGTTGCGGCGAACCAGTCGGTGCCAGGAGAGGTCGAGCACCGCTGCCAAGGCCCGCTCGCCGTGCGCGAAACCCACGATTCCGGCCTCGGTCAGTTCGGCCGCCAGGTGCGCGGGTGTCAACGCGGGTTCGTCCGCGAGCAGGGCCGCGACGATCCGCAGAGCCAGCGGGAGCCGCCCACAGGTGCGGATCAATTCCCGCGTCCCGATCGGATCCGCGGAAATCCGCCGCTCCTCCGAAACCAGATCGCGGATGGCCCGGTCGAGCAACACCCTCGCGTTCTCGTTCGTCAGCACACCGAGCGAGAACCCGCGGGCCCCGGGGAGGTCCAGAGTTTCGCGGGTCGTGAGCACCACCCGGTGACCGTCGCCGGCGGGGAGCAGCCCCTGGATCTGTTCCGCGGTGGAGACGTTGTCGAGCACCAGCAAGACCGCTTTCCCCGACTGGCCCAGCCGGTCGAGCAGTTGCTGGTAGGCGGCCAGCTGCTCGCCCACGTCCACGGGGATCTCGTGCGGGTCGACGCCCAAGAGCCGCATCAACGGACGCAGGATCGCCCGCGCGGGAACGCCGCCGTCAGCTCGGTAGCCCTGCATGTCCACCGAGAAGACGCCACCGGGGAACCACTCGGCTTCGCCCGCCAACCGCGCGCAGTGCAGCGCCAGCGCCGTCTTGCCCACACCGCCCATCCCGGCGACGTACGAGACCGAGCTCCCGGAGCCGGATCGCAGCAGCGACGACAAGCGTTCGGTTTCTTCCTCCCGGCCCACGAAGACCTCGGCGCACGCTCCGACGTCACTTCGCACCGGCAGCACCACGGCGACAGCGGTGCCCGCCGGAGGCTGGACGAGGTTGACAGCGCCGATCGTGCCCGCCTGCACGACCGTTCCGATGTCTCCCCGCGCGTCGATGGCGTTGCCGACGTGCTTCTTCGCCTCCACCGAAAGATTGTCCCGGATCTCAGGCTCCTCCCGGTGGCGGGGTGGAGCCGCCAGGCATCAAGGCGTTGTTTTCAGGTGACCTCCTTTCCCAGGTCCGCTCTCCCGGCCACACCACCGACGTTACCGAACAAACGTGCGACGGGTCATCGCTGGATCGGGTGAAACCAACAGCCGGTTTCCCTTTCCCCGCAAGGGAAACCTCTCGAGCAGCCCCCGATTCCATCCTACCGGGGAGCACCGACAAAACCGGTCACGCGAGCACTCCGCCTAGACTCCTCGCAACGGCACCCGGAGCAAGGAGCGGCATGGCGAACCTCGGCGGCACCTACCCCCTCGGCGGCGAAGTACCGGTCGCCCGCATGGGATACGGCGCCATGCAGCTGGCCGGCCCCGGGGTCTGGGGGCCGCCGCGGGAGCACGACACCGCCGTCGCCGTGCTGCGGGAAGCCGTCGAGCGCGGGGTCACCCACCTCGACACCAGTGACTACTACGGCCCGCACACCGTGAACGCGCTCATCAAGGAAGCCCTCCACCCCTACCCCGAGAACCTCTGCATCGTCACGAAAGTCGGCGCGCGGCGAACCGAGGACAAGGCCTGGCCGCCCGCGCTGTCGGCCGACGAGCTCACCCAAGCCGTGCACGACAACCTGCGGAACCTCGGGGTCGACGCGCTCGACGTCGTCAACCTCCGGCTGAGCAACGCCGCCGGGGACTACCCCGTGCCGATGTCGCTCGCCGAGCCGTTCGGGGTGCTCGCGGAGCTTCGGGAGCAGGGGCTCATCCGGCACCTCGGCGTCAGCCACGTCACCGCCGCGCAGCTCGACGAGGCCAAGACCATCGCGCCCGTCGTCTGCGTGCAGAACCAGTACAACCTCGCCCACCGCGAGAACGACGACCTCGTCGACAAGTGCGCCGCCGAGGGGATCGCCTTCGTGCCGTACTTCCCGCTCGGCGGGTTCAGCCCGCTGCAGTCCGGGCTGCTCGACGACTGCGCCGCGCGGGTCGGGGCCACGCCGATGCAGGTCGCGCTGGCCTGGCTGCTGCAGCGGTCGCCGTCGATGCTGCTCATCCCGGGTACGTCGTCGCCGGCGCACCTGCGGGAGAACCTCGCCGCCGCCGACCTCGAGCTGCCCGCCGATGTTCTCGCCGATCTCGACCGGATCGGCGCACCCTGATCGCTACGCTGAGCGCGCACACAGGCACGAGAACGGAGAAAAGCGTGGCGGAGTGGGGCGATCTGGTCGCTTACATCAGGGAGTCGTACCGGGTGGTGCGCGACGAGCCCGACGAGCTCCGCATCCGCCTGATCTTCGGGGACGAGCCCGACACCGAACAGCGCGCCCAGATCGTCGTGATCGCCCGCGAGATCCTCGACCAGCGCGAGGACTGGGTGCAAATCGCGACGCCGTTCGCCCGGCACGACGAGGTCGACCTCCTCGCCGTGCTGACCGAGGTCGGCGAGGCGATCGTGGTGGGCGGGATCGCCGTGATGGGCGACCACCTCGTGCTGCGCCACTCGCTGCCGCTGGTCAACCTCGACATCAACGAGTTCATCGATCCCCTCGAGCTGGTCGCCGGCGCGGCCGAGCTGCTGGAGCAGCAGTTCACCGGCCGCGACGACTACTGAGCGGAACCACCGCGGCAGC is a window from the Amycolatopsis sp. cg9 genome containing:
- a CDS encoding oxidoreductase, with the protein product MANLGGTYPLGGEVPVARMGYGAMQLAGPGVWGPPREHDTAVAVLREAVERGVTHLDTSDYYGPHTVNALIKEALHPYPENLCIVTKVGARRTEDKAWPPALSADELTQAVHDNLRNLGVDALDVVNLRLSNAAGDYPVPMSLAEPFGVLAELREQGLIRHLGVSHVTAAQLDEAKTIAPVVCVQNQYNLAHRENDDLVDKCAAEGIAFVPYFPLGGFSPLQSGLLDDCAARVGATPMQVALAWLLQRSPSMLLIPGTSSPAHLRENLAAADLELPADVLADLDRIGAP